A stretch of Phragmites australis chromosome 12, lpPhrAust1.1, whole genome shotgun sequence DNA encodes these proteins:
- the LOC133886342 gene encoding serine/threonine-protein phosphatase 7 long form homolog: MMAGAPMEVGGRTPLPAIDEALLTGLVDRWRPETHTFHFPFGEMAVTLRDVAMLTGLPIRGAPLIVSRPAREQWKGYVADRFGVQYDGKDAGLSMSWVHGLTQFGPCPLDADENTLMQHYEVYLYVLLGGIMFCNTAGDYVVPHIVWLAAHLASHPYEPTSYSWGSAVLAATYRGLCDATQRTKRKATITGCLHLLQLWSWE; this comes from the exons atgatggccggagctcccatggaggtcggtggtaggacacctctcccggcaattgatgaggcactgctcacaggtctcgtcgaccgctggcgtcctgagacacacactttccactttccttttggtgagatggcagTAACACtgcgggacgtggccatgctgaccgggcttcCAATAAGGGGTGCCCCGTTAATAGTTTCGCGACCCGCaagggagcagtggaagggttatgttgcagatag gtttggtgtgcaatacgacgggaaggatgctggcctctccatgtcctgggttcatgggctgacacagttcggtccatgcccactggatgcggacgagaatacacttatgcaacactatgaggtgtacttatacgtcctgctcggaggcatcatgttctgcaacacggcaggcgattatgtcgtcccacatattgtatggttagcagcccacctcgcgtcacatccttatgagcctacatcttacagttggggatctgcagtgttggctgcaacctacagaggattgtgtgatgcaacccagcgaacAAAGAGGAAGGCAACCATTACAGGGTGCTTACATCTCTTACAGTtatggagttggga atga
- the LOC133886343 gene encoding uncharacterized protein LOC133886343 yields MAGSSSTGFPWTPATIAIALNASLQVVREGNDDPLKENNIIQAVAKLHARPICSRLTAPLQCVTTEDLRALLYHRRQMYLRVRELADHPSVIGFSRRQRTIVMSPDQYASHIQAFPEDEQLINKEISHFLTMCMLFGGGVMPGSRRRRRQSANQRGTEATSTNHPDNDEDEDDDDFMPPMPRRSNRNTGESSRNTARGRSRTTSRCHTTDREIGRGTTSEKPQDDDDDDDFMPQRPRPPRLPSPEDTDDPENDDGFARTHFYNFPEPPRRRQPSYLDSFDHRT; encoded by the exons atggcgggatcctctagtacaggctttccatggacacctgcaacgatcgctatagcacttaatgcctccttacaggttgtgcGCGAAGGAAATGATGATCCgttaaaggagaacaacataatccaagccgtggcgaaattgcatgcaagacccataTGTTCTAGGTTAACCGCGCCACTCCAATGtgtaaccaccgaggaccttagggccctcttgtatcaccggcgtcaaatgtatctgagggtccgcgaactggccgaccatccttctgtgataggtttctctaggaggcaaagaacgatagtaatgtcgccagaccagtatgcatcccatattcag GCTTTCCCGGAAGATgaacagttgatcaacaaagaaatctcacacttcttgacgatgtgtatgctcttcggcgggggtgtgatgcctggttcgcgtagaagacgacgacagtcagcgaatcaaaggggtacagaggcgacctctacgaatcatccagataatgacgaggacgaagacgatgacgatttcatgccccccatgcctagacgttcgaacagaaatacaggagaaagttctaggaacactgcaagaggacgttcacgcacaacatcgagatgccatacaactgatagggaaataggacgtggtaccacctcggagaaacctcaagatgatgacgacgacgatgatttcatgccacaacgaccccgccctccgaggcttccatctccggaggacaccgatgaccctgaaaatgatgatggatttgctcgtactcatttttacaacttcccagaaccacctcggagacgacagcCATCTTACCTGGATAGCTTTGACCATCGCACCTAG